The following coding sequences lie in one Anolis carolinensis isolate JA03-04 unplaced genomic scaffold, rAnoCar3.1.pri scaffold_11, whole genome shotgun sequence genomic window:
- the gnrhr gene encoding gonadotropin-releasing hormone receptor produces the protein MTDGEPPMNALHGCSLPDENSSLSACPKEAWLEPAFTLAARTRVVVTSCFFMVAACSNSVVLYSVTRKRRKSHVQLLILSLTAADLLVTTIVMPLDAVWNITIQWYAGDSLCKLLNFLKLFAMYSAALVLVVISLDRHAAVLRPFSFANSNRRNRVMLSVAWVLSALLASPQLFLFHLYTVPGVNFTQCVTHGSFKERWQETTYNMFTFTTLYVTPLSVMVICYIRILFEISKQLKINQGLARGKDDHISKARMKTLTMTILIVASFIVCWTPYYLLGLWYWFQPDMIRQMPEYVNHFLFLFGLLHTCTDPIVYGLYTPSFREDMKMCLKGLKLTLTHQEKSLAVIVELKNKEDREQGRPRSSVSNGGTMHTAF, from the exons ATGACTGACGGAGAACCGCCGATGAACGCTCTCCATGGATGCAGCCTTCCGGATGAGAATTCGTCCCTCTCCGCCTGCCCCAAAGAAGCTTGGCTTGAGCCTGCCTTCACCTTGGCAGCCAGGACTCGGGTGGTCGTGACCAGCTGCTTTTTCATGGTGGCAGCCTGCAGCAACTCGGTGGTCCTGTACAGCGTGACCCGGAAGAGGCGCAAATCCCACGTCCAGCTGCTCATCCTCAGCTTGACAGCGGCCGACCTGCTGGTGACCACCATTGTGATGCCGCTGGATGCCGTGTGGAACATCACCATCCAGTGGTATGCTGGAGATAGCCTCTGCAAGCTCCTCAATTTCCTCAAGCTCTTTGCCATGTACTCGGCCGCTCTGGTGCTGGTGGTCATCAGCTTGGACCGTCACGCGGCCGTCCTTCGCCCGTTCTCCTTCGCAAATTCCAACCGCCGCAACCGAGTCATGCTCTCTGTGGCCTGGGTGCTCAGCGCCTTGCTGGCCTCTCCTCAG CTCTTTCTTTTCCACCTCTACACCGTCCCGGGGGTCAATTTCACCCAATGTGTGACGCATGGAAGCTTCAAAGAGCGCTGGCAGGAGACCACTTACAACATGTTCACCTTCACCACTCTCTACGTCACCCCGCTGAGCGTGATGGTCATCTGCTACATCCGGATCTTGTTTGAGATTAGCAAGCAGCTAAAAATTAACCAAG GTCTGGCCAGAGGGAAGGACGACCACATTTCCAAGGCCCGCATGAAGACCCTCACCATGACCATCCTGATCGTGGCCTCGTTCATCGTTTGCTGGACTCCGTATTACCTCCTGGGCTTGTGGTATTGGTTCCAGCCCGACATGATCCGCCAAATGCCGGAGTACGTCAACCACTTTCTGTTCCTCTTCGGCCTTCTGCACACCTGCACCGACCCCATTGTCTATGGGCTATACACCCCGTCCTTCCGCGAGGACATGAAGATGTGCCTCAAGGGCCTGAAGCTCACCTTGACCCACCAGGAGAA